A genomic region of Burkholderia humptydooensis contains the following coding sequences:
- a CDS encoding replication initiation protein: MATKRAKKTDVDVVSASSAELRKAVEAIAIQPKNGKITLLTRKLFNVLLAVAQQADDSGDTYRALLSDIVANSAFDSNDTALVKEHLRRMVSVQVEWSTGTSSQKPGRKWGISTLIADAEILEDPATRRVWVEFSFAPKIKKKLLDPVQYARLSLQFQSQLRSSAGLALYEICVRYLTNPSHLTMREPWEWWRPILSGTPDTEAGDEAKREYKYFKRDYLRPAIAEVNAVTNIFVELVEHREGRRVAEIQFRVSERKQPMLALDEHPNVFDSTLVDRMVKIGIPLKEAQTLYADNEENRIRAALQLTEQRVRSTTLPPVRSAPALFKDALKKGYAPPVDAVDTPPLGSSAKLAAAANAGQADDPKARLRSEYDAYRRKEAKQLYEEQGDAEREIARASFESDVLPALGPHLRDDWRRRGLDSKLVETAFFDWLAQKTWGEPTDGDLLAFTLSQSRAA, translated from the coding sequence ATGGCCACAAAGCGCGCCAAGAAAACCGATGTGGATGTGGTGAGTGCTAGTTCCGCCGAATTGCGTAAGGCCGTCGAGGCAATCGCAATTCAGCCGAAAAACGGCAAGATCACCCTCCTGACTCGCAAGCTGTTCAACGTGCTGCTTGCGGTCGCCCAACAAGCGGACGATTCCGGCGACACCTATCGCGCGCTGTTGTCGGACATCGTCGCGAACTCGGCTTTCGATTCCAACGATACCGCGCTCGTCAAGGAGCACTTGCGGCGGATGGTGTCGGTGCAGGTGGAATGGAGCACGGGCACGTCGAGCCAGAAGCCCGGCCGGAAGTGGGGGATCTCCACGCTGATCGCCGACGCCGAAATTCTCGAAGATCCGGCGACGCGGCGCGTATGGGTCGAATTCTCGTTTGCGCCGAAAATCAAGAAGAAACTGCTCGACCCGGTGCAGTACGCGCGCCTGAGCCTGCAGTTCCAGAGCCAACTGCGCAGCAGCGCGGGGCTCGCGCTGTACGAAATCTGCGTGCGCTACCTGACGAATCCGAGCCATCTGACGATGCGCGAGCCGTGGGAATGGTGGCGCCCGATTCTGTCCGGCACGCCCGATACCGAGGCCGGCGACGAGGCGAAGCGCGAATACAAGTATTTCAAGCGCGACTACCTGCGTCCGGCGATCGCCGAGGTGAACGCGGTGACGAACATCTTCGTCGAACTGGTCGAGCATCGCGAAGGACGCCGGGTTGCCGAGATCCAGTTCCGCGTATCGGAGCGCAAGCAGCCGATGCTCGCGCTCGACGAGCATCCGAATGTGTTCGACAGCACGCTCGTCGACCGGATGGTGAAGATCGGCATTCCGCTGAAGGAAGCGCAGACGCTCTACGCGGACAACGAGGAAAACCGGATTCGCGCCGCGCTCCAACTGACCGAGCAGCGGGTGCGCAGCACGACGCTGCCGCCCGTGCGCAGCGCGCCGGCGTTGTTCAAGGATGCGCTGAAGAAGGGATATGCGCCGCCCGTCGACGCGGTCGACACGCCGCCGCTCGGCAGCAGCGCCAAGTTGGCCGCCGCGGCCAACGCCGGGCAGGCGGACGACCCGAAGGCGCGTCTGCGCAGCGAGTACGATGCTTACCGGCGCAAGGAAGCGAAACAGTTGTATGAGGAACAAGGCGACGCGGAGCGGGAGATCGCGCGCGCGTCGTTCGAGTCCGACGTGCTGCCGGCGCTGGGTCCGCATCTGCGGGACGACTGGCGACGGCGCGGGCTCGACTCGAAGCTCGTCGAAACGGCTTTCTTCGACTGGCTCGCGCAAAAGACCTGGGGCGAACCGACCGACGGCGATCTGCTCGCCTTCACGCTCAGCCAGTCTCGCGCGGCTTGA